One Lactobacillus sp. CBA3606 DNA segment encodes these proteins:
- a CDS encoding excinuclease ABC subunit UvrA, with protein MQSVFEDGSIDVHRATQNNLQQVSLRIPKYRTTVFVGLSGSGKSSLVFDTIAAASRRELNETFPSFTQQYLPKYGQPHVDRIDHLPVAIVIAQQRLGKNARSTLATYTGIYSLVRLLFSRVGQPFIGYSDTFSFNLPQGMCPNCQGLGYVDDIDETQLIDPEKSLNTGAITFVSFEPNTWRWRRYATSGLFDNDKPIKDYTPAEYELLMHAPQQTLKQPGEGFPRTALYEGVVPRIQRSIIGKKEAEHHKAAIGAIVTRQACPVCHGTRLRAEVLTNRINGQNIATVTAMDLQHVLQFLNGITAPLATEIVRELATKIQSLIDIGLGYLTLDRGTSSLSGGEAQRIKIAKYLTSSLVDMVYILDEPSVGLHPHDIQLIRQALTKLKEKGNTILVVEHNPAMISLADYVVEMGPKAGRAGGTVTFTGTYQDLLTSKTLTGDWLRRPHQFGPERQPTGQLALTHVHANNLKDVSVAVPLGVMTVISGVAGSGKSSLVTALRSQLTSDYIDLAQAPVGINIRSTPATYLGLLDEIRKLFGQANQVATGWFSYNGKGACPRCKGKGVTITNMAFMDPVVQTCELCQGQRYNQTALQYLYHGQNIAAVLQLSVTAAAKFFKESPKLARQLANLDRVGLGYLTLAQPLTTLSGGELQRLKLAVELGKQGTIYLLDEPTAGLHLQDTARLLKLFNELVAAGNSLIIIEHNLAIISQADWLIDVGPDAGQYGGQIQYSGTPKAAIKVATSRTGVALKAWLDA; from the coding sequence ATGCAATCAGTATTTGAAGATGGGTCCATTGATGTGCATCGGGCGACGCAAAATAACTTACAACAGGTTAGTTTACGGATTCCCAAATATCGGACGACTGTTTTCGTTGGCTTATCGGGATCGGGGAAGTCGTCGTTGGTATTTGATACGATTGCGGCGGCATCCAGACGTGAATTGAATGAAACCTTTCCAAGCTTTACCCAACAATATTTGCCAAAATATGGGCAACCGCATGTTGATCGCATTGATCATTTGCCGGTGGCGATTGTAATTGCCCAGCAACGGTTAGGTAAGAATGCCCGGTCGACGTTGGCGACGTATACTGGTATCTATTCCTTGGTACGGCTGCTATTTTCACGGGTTGGGCAACCGTTTATCGGTTATTCTGATACGTTCTCGTTTAACTTACCACAGGGGATGTGCCCCAATTGTCAGGGGTTAGGTTATGTGGATGATATTGATGAGACGCAGTTGATTGATCCTGAAAAATCATTGAATACGGGCGCAATCACGTTTGTTAGCTTCGAGCCGAATACATGGCGCTGGCGGCGGTATGCGACTAGTGGGCTATTTGATAATGATAAACCCATTAAGGATTATACCCCGGCGGAATATGAATTGTTGATGCATGCCCCGCAACAGACGCTCAAACAGCCTGGGGAAGGCTTTCCCCGAACTGCGTTATATGAAGGGGTGGTGCCCCGGATTCAACGGTCAATTATTGGAAAAAAGGAAGCGGAACATCATAAAGCTGCAATTGGCGCAATTGTGACGCGACAGGCTTGTCCTGTCTGTCATGGCACTCGGTTGCGTGCAGAGGTTTTAACGAATCGGATTAACGGTCAAAATATTGCGACGGTCACGGCGATGGACTTGCAACATGTGTTGCAATTTTTGAACGGCATTACAGCACCGCTAGCGACGGAGATTGTTCGTGAATTGGCGACGAAAATTCAATCATTGATTGATATCGGGTTGGGTTATTTAACGTTAGATCGTGGGACCAGCTCACTTTCTGGTGGTGAGGCTCAACGGATTAAGATTGCCAAGTACCTGACTAGTTCGTTGGTCGATATGGTGTATATCTTGGATGAACCGAGTGTTGGGCTACATCCACACGATATTCAGCTGATTCGGCAAGCACTAACTAAATTAAAAGAAAAAGGGAATACGATTCTCGTAGTCGAACATAATCCAGCCATGATTTCATTGGCGGATTATGTCGTGGAGATGGGACCGAAAGCCGGTCGAGCTGGCGGGACCGTTACCTTTACGGGAACTTATCAGGACTTGTTAACCTCAAAGACGTTAACTGGGGATTGGCTGCGACGACCACATCAGTTTGGCCCGGAACGTCAGCCTACCGGTCAATTGGCGTTAACGCATGTCCACGCGAATAATTTAAAAGATGTGAGCGTGGCGGTCCCCTTAGGGGTGATGACGGTCATCTCCGGGGTGGCTGGCTCTGGCAAAAGCTCGTTGGTGACAGCCTTGCGGTCACAATTGACTAGCGATTATATCGATTTGGCCCAAGCCCCCGTGGGGATTAATATTCGGTCGACCCCCGCGACTTACCTAGGTCTTTTAGATGAGATTCGGAAGTTATTTGGTCAAGCGAATCAAGTGGCGACCGGTTGGTTCAGCTATAATGGGAAGGGTGCTTGTCCACGTTGTAAGGGGAAAGGGGTCACGATTACCAATATGGCGTTTATGGACCCGGTCGTGCAAACTTGTGAGTTGTGCCAAGGCCAACGTTATAATCAAACGGCCCTACAGTATCTGTATCATGGTCAAAATATTGCAGCTGTGCTCCAGCTATCTGTGACTGCGGCGGCTAAGTTTTTCAAAGAGTCGCCGAAATTAGCACGTCAATTAGCGAATTTAGATCGGGTCGGCTTGGGTTATTTGACCTTGGCCCAACCGTTGACGACGTTATCTGGTGGTGAATTGCAACGCTTGAAGTTAGCTGTGGAACTGGGTAAGCAGGGGACCATCTATTTGTTAGATGAACCCACAGCGGGGTTACATTTACAAGATACCGCACGCTTATTGAAGCTCTTCAATGAATTGGTTGCGGCCGGTAACTCACTTATTATCATTGAACATAATCTAGCCATTATTAGTCAAGCGGACTGGTTAATTGACGTAGGGCCGGATGCCGGTCAATATGGCGGTCAAATTCAGTATAGTGGGACGCCGAAAGCCGCCATTAAGGTGGCGACATCACGGACGGGGGTCGCCTTAAAAGCTTGGCTGGACGCTTAA
- a CDS encoding DEAD/DEAH box helicase, whose amino-acid sequence MTASFKAFNLQPFLMQALQEINFVTPTKVQEKLIPVITAGRSVIGQSATGSGKTHTFLLPMLNRIDPEERRVQAVITTPSRELAYQIQAAAKQLVQHSPKAIHIGLYVGGTDKQEQINKLNRHQPQLIIGTPGRILDLMRSQALNVHTASQLVVDEADMTLDLGFLNVVDQIAGRMPADLQMLVFSATMPQKLTPFLKKYMNNPVMEAIPVESVISPTIDNWLISTKSHDKNSIIYRLLTIGEPYLVLVFANTKERVQEITRYLKQQGLTVAMIHGDVKPRERKRVMRDVQNLKYQFVVATDLAARGIDIEGVSHVINDDIPTDLEFFIHRVGRTGRNGMAGTAITLYSPGEEDKVSAVEALGIKFKPKAIRDDEIVDSYDRNRREKRGKHQEKLDPTLVGYVKKAKKKIKPGYRRRIRTKISDKARMDRRIEQRASARKARKDRKG is encoded by the coding sequence ATGACCGCAAGTTTCAAGGCATTTAACCTGCAGCCGTTTTTGATGCAGGCGTTACAAGAAATTAATTTTGTTACTCCAACTAAAGTTCAAGAAAAATTGATTCCCGTGATTACAGCGGGTCGGAGTGTTATCGGTCAATCAGCCACTGGGAGTGGGAAAACCCACACGTTCTTATTACCAATGCTCAATCGTATTGATCCTGAAGAACGGCGGGTTCAAGCCGTAATTACGACGCCCAGTCGTGAACTGGCTTACCAGATTCAAGCTGCCGCAAAGCAGTTAGTCCAACATAGCCCCAAAGCAATTCACATTGGATTGTATGTTGGTGGGACGGATAAACAGGAACAAATCAATAAATTAAATCGGCATCAACCGCAATTAATTATTGGGACACCGGGTCGAATTTTAGACTTGATGCGTTCACAAGCTTTGAATGTGCATACCGCAAGTCAACTTGTTGTGGATGAAGCCGATATGACACTTGATTTAGGCTTCTTAAATGTGGTCGATCAAATTGCCGGCCGGATGCCAGCCGACTTACAAATGTTAGTCTTTTCGGCAACGATGCCGCAAAAATTAACGCCATTCTTGAAGAAGTATATGAATAATCCCGTGATGGAAGCAATCCCAGTTGAATCGGTCATTAGTCCAACCATTGATAATTGGCTGATTTCGACGAAGAGTCATGACAAGAATAGTATTATTTATCGGTTGCTGACGATTGGTGAACCTTACCTCGTCTTGGTCTTTGCCAATACGAAAGAACGGGTTCAAGAAATCACCCGTTACTTGAAGCAACAAGGCTTAACGGTAGCGATGATTCACGGTGACGTGAAACCACGTGAACGTAAGCGGGTGATGCGTGACGTGCAAAACCTGAAGTATCAATTCGTTGTGGCAACTGATTTGGCTGCGCGTGGGATTGATATTGAAGGGGTTTCACATGTCATTAATGATGATATTCCAACTGACTTAGAATTCTTTATTCATCGGGTTGGCCGGACTGGTCGTAATGGGATGGCTGGGACCGCAATTACGCTTTACAGTCCAGGTGAAGAAGACAAGGTCAGTGCTGTGGAAGCCTTAGGAATTAAGTTCAAACCGAAAGCGATTCGGGATGACGAAATCGTGGATTCTTATGACCGTAACCGTCGTGAAAAGCGGGGCAAGCATCAAGAAAAGCTTGATCCAACTTTGGTTGGGTATGTTAAGAAAGCTAAGAAAAAGATCAAGCCCGGCTATCGACGTCGTATTCGGACTAAAATTTCGGATAAAGCGCGGATGGATCGCCGAATTGAACAACGAGCTTCAGCTCGGAAAGCCCGGAAAGATCGTAAGGGCTAA
- a CDS encoding bifunctional oligoribonuclease/PAP phosphatase NrnA, translating to MTVQTEIFNLIKQAKTIIIQRHQRPDPDAIGSQLGLADIIKTSFPTKRVLTPGKQYHGFDWLGQMDDITEADYEGALVLVLDTANQPRIDGEFYNSGQTLVKIDHHPNDDAFGDPQWVDVDASSTSELVYDFYAACQAELTLTANAARLLYAGIVGDTGRFLYSATKPSTMRAAAALMEAGADATAVNRIEDTITLPVARLSAYVYEHLTQLDSGAAYVILTNDIMASFDIGDASTAGVVPLPGRIDTVKTWAIFLQQKEGDFRIRLRSKGPAINELAKNHDGGGHPMASGAKAQNQQEIEQVVRELDQVARQYEKEV from the coding sequence ATGACCGTCCAAACAGAAATTTTTAATTTAATTAAACAAGCAAAAACCATTATTATTCAACGCCATCAACGCCCCGATCCTGATGCGATTGGGAGCCAATTAGGATTGGCTGATATTATTAAGACTAGTTTTCCAACCAAACGTGTGTTAACGCCTGGTAAACAGTATCATGGATTCGACTGGCTCGGTCAGATGGATGACATCACCGAAGCTGACTATGAAGGGGCCTTAGTCTTAGTTTTAGATACGGCTAATCAGCCACGGATTGATGGGGAGTTTTATAATAGCGGCCAAACGTTAGTTAAAATTGACCATCATCCTAATGACGATGCCTTTGGTGACCCGCAATGGGTCGATGTCGATGCGTCTAGTACCAGTGAATTGGTCTATGACTTCTACGCCGCTTGTCAGGCAGAATTAACCTTGACGGCGAATGCTGCCCGATTACTGTATGCGGGGATTGTTGGCGATACCGGCCGTTTCTTATATTCAGCAACGAAACCTAGTACGATGCGAGCAGCAGCGGCTTTAATGGAAGCCGGCGCAGACGCAACTGCGGTTAATCGGATTGAAGATACTATCACGTTACCAGTGGCTCGGTTGTCAGCGTACGTTTATGAGCATTTGACGCAACTGGATTCTGGAGCGGCTTATGTTATTTTAACGAATGATATTATGGCGTCCTTTGATATTGGTGATGCTAGTACTGCGGGCGTTGTGCCCTTACCCGGTCGGATTGATACGGTTAAGACTTGGGCAATCTTCTTACAACAAAAAGAGGGCGACTTCCGAATCAGATTACGGTCCAAAGGCCCTGCTATCAATGAATTGGCTAAAAATCATGATGGTGGTGGTCATCCAATGGCGAGTGGTGCTAAAGCGCAAAATCAACAAGAAATTGAGCAAGTTGTGCGTGAACTCGACCAAGTTGCTCGTCAATATGAGAAAGAGGTTTAA
- the dinB gene encoding DNA polymerase IV gives MATAIIAAPINIDTSRKIIHVDMDAFYASIEEREQPAYCTQPLVIAHDPRQTGGRGVVTTANYVARQYGIHSAMPAQKALELCSKAVFKTPNFPLYREVSAQIHEIFHEYTDMVEPIAFDEAYLDVTVNKPGIHSAVQLAHQLQREIWHKTHLTCSTGISYNKFIAKLASDYRKPAGVTIVLPNDATAFLLREPIEKFRGVGKKTVPKMHDLGIKTGRDLAARTEMDLIQHFGKLGYILYRRVRGSDDRPVEYQRERKSIGKERTFGPFLQTQTEVRAHLKQLAKLVTATMQSHQRHGKTLVLKLRYGDFVTITKRQTFTEFLPNDAEVFDQYAEEIFDTVVDEHFDTGIRLLGITLTGLAPLAFENLTLPLYPGDN, from the coding sequence ATGGCCACAGCAATCATTGCCGCACCCATTAATATTGATACTAGTCGTAAAATTATTCATGTCGATATGGATGCTTTTTATGCGTCGATTGAAGAACGGGAGCAGCCGGCTTACTGCACCCAACCGCTGGTTATCGCCCATGATCCCCGTCAAACCGGTGGTCGTGGTGTCGTAACTACGGCTAATTATGTGGCGCGCCAATATGGGATTCATTCGGCCATGCCCGCTCAAAAGGCCCTAGAGCTTTGTTCAAAGGCCGTGTTTAAGACGCCTAACTTTCCGTTGTATCGTGAGGTGTCAGCGCAAATTCATGAGATTTTTCATGAATATACGGATATGGTGGAACCGATTGCTTTTGACGAAGCTTACTTAGACGTGACCGTTAATAAGCCTGGCATCCATAGTGCAGTTCAGCTGGCTCATCAACTACAACGCGAGATTTGGCATAAAACGCATTTAACTTGTTCAACAGGAATTTCTTACAATAAATTCATCGCTAAGTTAGCCTCAGATTATCGTAAGCCTGCAGGCGTAACGATTGTATTGCCTAACGATGCGACTGCCTTCTTATTACGAGAACCGATTGAAAAGTTTCGAGGTGTCGGTAAGAAAACGGTGCCGAAGATGCATGATTTAGGGATTAAGACGGGACGAGATTTAGCGGCCCGTACTGAAATGGATTTAATTCAACACTTCGGTAAGCTCGGCTATATTTTGTATCGCCGGGTGCGCGGGAGCGATGATCGGCCAGTGGAATATCAACGTGAACGTAAATCAATTGGCAAGGAACGGACTTTTGGGCCATTCTTGCAGACCCAAACCGAAGTCCGAGCTCATTTAAAACAGTTAGCTAAGTTAGTAACGGCAACGATGCAATCACACCAACGACATGGGAAAACGTTGGTCCTAAAATTACGTTATGGCGACTTTGTGACGATTACGAAGCGACAAACGTTTACTGAATTCTTACCTAATGATGCGGAGGTCTTTGATCAGTATGCCGAGGAAATCTTTGATACCGTCGTTGATGAGCACTTTGATACCGGGATTCGACTGTTAGGCATTACGTTAACCGGACTGGCGCCCCTCGCATTTGAAAACTTAACGTTGCCATTATATCCAGGTGATAATTAA